A single Anopheles maculipalpis chromosome 3RL, idAnoMacuDA_375_x, whole genome shotgun sequence DNA region contains:
- the LOC126561852 gene encoding matrix metalloproteinase-14 isoform X1: MPGEVYLAWNLDVGLKRASAIAIILPQQLVANLPNNNSLRTQTPVKRRPRYDVTMLRAHWIRALAIVLVGACAMTTASPVSTTPQAELYLSQFGYLSPKYRNPTSGNLLDQDTWEKAIMEFQSFAGLNVTGELDGETMQLMSLPRCGVKDKVGFGSDTRSKRYALQGSRWKVKDLTYRISKYPKRLERTAVDKEIAKAFSVWSEYTDLRFTPKKTGAVHIDIRFEENEHGDGDPFDGPGGTLAHAYFPVYGGDAHFDDAEQWTIDKPRGTNLFQVAAHEFGHSLGLSHSDVRSALMAPFYRGYDPVFRLDSDDIQGIQTLYGTKTRNGGGSGGSGGGGIAPTRTPRPKTPTELDSELCTSPKIDAIFNTADGSTYAFKGDKYYKLTENAVAEGYPKKIADGWPGLPGNIDAAFTYKNGKTYFFQGTKYWRYQGRQVDGDYPKEISEGFTGVPDHLDAAMVWGGNGKIYFYKGSKFWRFDPLKRPPVKSTYPKPISNWEGVPNSIDAALQYTNGYTYFFKDDKYYRFNDRTFTVDQSDPPFPRPTAHWWYGCKNTPSTFNTLGNVRLQKSDEHPDDITNLILDAADTDDRPEPDSYSGNGGGSTITGIKLSITTLLVAVLGVYLVNCC, encoded by the exons ATGCCGGGTGAGGTTTACCTTGCATGG AATCTAGATGTTGGACTAAAGCGGGCCTCCGCGATCGCGATTATACTGCCACAGCAATTAGTTGCCAACCTGCCAAACAACAACTCCCTTCGCACACAGACTCCGGTCAAGAGGCGGCCACGATACGACGTCACAATGCTTCGCGCACACTGGATACGAGCGTTAGCGATCGTGTTGGTAGGTGCATGTGCAATGACCACTGCGTCTCCCGTTTCGACCACTCCACAAGCCGAG CTCTACCTCTCACAATTTGGGTATTTAAGCCCCAAATATCGGAACCCAACTAGTGGGAACCTTCTCGATCAGGACACGTGGGAGAAAGCCATCATGGAGTTCCAGAGCTTTGCCGGACTGAACGTTACCGGCGAGCTGGATGGCGAAACGATGCAGCTAATGTCACTGCCACGGTGTGGTGTGAAGGATAAGGTGGGCTTCGGGTCAGATACACGCTCCAAGCGGTACGCCCTGCAGGGTAGCCGCTGGAAGGTGAAGGATCTCACCTACCGGATATCCAAGTACCCGAAGCGGCTGGAACGGACAGCAGTAGATAAGGAGATAGCGAAGGCATTCAGCGTTTGGAGCGAATATACGGATCTACGCTTCACGCCAAAGAAAACTGGTGCCGTACACATCGACATTCGGTTCGAGGAGAATGAGCACGGTGATGGTGATCCGTTCGACGGTCCGGGTGGTACCTTGGCTCACGCCTACTTCCCGGTGTATGGTGGCGATGCTCACTTTGACGATGCGGAACAGTGGACCATTGATAAGCCACGCGGCACTAACCTGTTCCAGGTTGCAGCACACGAGTTTGGTCATTCGCTAGGTCTTAGTCATTCGGATGTGAGATCGGCATTGATGGCACCATTCTATCGTGGATACGATCCCGTATTCCGATTGGATTCGGATGATATTCAG GGCATCCAAACTCTCTACGGAACAAAGACCAGAAACGGTGGAGGAAGTGGTGGTAGCGGTGGTGGAGGTATCGCTCCTACGAGAACCCCTAGACCAAAGACACCGACAGAGCTGGATTCGGAGCTGTGCACGTCTCCGAAGATCGACGCCATATTTAACACTGCCGATGGCAGTACATACGCCTTCAAGGGCGATAAGTACTACAAGCTGACGGAAAATGCGGTCGCTGAGGGATACCCGAAAAAGATTGCCGACGGATGGCCAGGACTTCCGG GCAACATCGATGCTGCGTTCACGTATAAAAATGGCAAGACTTACTTCTTCCAGGGCACCAAGTACTGGCGGTACCAGGGTCGACAGGTCGATGGTGACTATCCGAAAGAAATTAGCGAAGGTTTCACCGGCGTTCCGGACCATCTCGATGCGGCGATGGTGTGGGGTGGCAACGGAAAGATCTACTTCTACAAGGGTAGCAAATTCTGGCGGTTCGATCCACTGAAGCGACCACCGGTTAAGTCCACCTACCCAAAACCCATCTCGAACTGGGAAGGTGTGCCGAACAGTATCGATGCGGCGCTACAGTACACGAACGGGTACACCTACTTCTTCAAGGACGACAAGTACTATCGGTTTAACGATAGAACGTTCACG GTTGACCAGTCCGATCCACCGTTCCCGCGACCGACGGCACACTGGTGGTACGGCTGCAAGAACACACCGTCGACCTTCAATACGCTAGGTAATGTACGATTGCAAAAATCTGACGAACATCCCGACGATATCACCAATTTGATTCTGGATGCCG CAGATACGGACGATCGGCCCGAACCGGACAGCTATAGTGGAAATGGAGGAGGTTCCACCATCACCGGCATCAAGCTCAGTATTACTACCCTTTTGGTTGCTGTGCTGGGAGTGTACCTTGTCAACTGCTGTTAG
- the LOC126561852 gene encoding matrix metalloproteinase-14 isoform X6 — translation MPGEVYLAWNLDVGLKRASAIAIILPQQLVANLPNNNSLRTQTPVKRRPRYDVTMLRAHWIRALAIVLVGACAMTTASPVSTTPQAELYLSQFGYLSPKYRNPTSGNLLDQDTWEKAIMEFQSFAGLNVTGELDGETMQLMSLPRCGVKDKVGFGSDTRSKRYALQGSRWKVKDLTYRISKYPKRLERTAVDKEIAKAFSVWSEYTDLRFTPKKTGAVHIDIRFEENEHGDGDPFDGPGGTLAHAYFPVYGGDAHFDDAEQWTIDKPRGTNLFQVAAHEFGHSLGLSHSDVRSALMAPFYRGYDPVFRLDSDDIQGIQTLYGTKTRNGGGSGGSGGGGIAPTRTPRPKTPTELDSELCTSPKIDAIFNTADGSTYAFKGDKYYKLTENAVAEGYPKKIADGWPGLPGNIDAAFTYKNGKTYFFQGTKYWRYQGRQVDGDYPKEISEGFTGVPDHLDAAMVWGGNGKIYFYKGSKFWRFDPLKRPPVKSTYPKPISNWEGVPNSIDAALQYTNGYTYFFKDDKYYRFNDRTFTVDQSDPPFPRPTAHWWYGCKNTPSTFNTLA, via the exons ATGCCGGGTGAGGTTTACCTTGCATGG AATCTAGATGTTGGACTAAAGCGGGCCTCCGCGATCGCGATTATACTGCCACAGCAATTAGTTGCCAACCTGCCAAACAACAACTCCCTTCGCACACAGACTCCGGTCAAGAGGCGGCCACGATACGACGTCACAATGCTTCGCGCACACTGGATACGAGCGTTAGCGATCGTGTTGGTAGGTGCATGTGCAATGACCACTGCGTCTCCCGTTTCGACCACTCCACAAGCCGAG CTCTACCTCTCACAATTTGGGTATTTAAGCCCCAAATATCGGAACCCAACTAGTGGGAACCTTCTCGATCAGGACACGTGGGAGAAAGCCATCATGGAGTTCCAGAGCTTTGCCGGACTGAACGTTACCGGCGAGCTGGATGGCGAAACGATGCAGCTAATGTCACTGCCACGGTGTGGTGTGAAGGATAAGGTGGGCTTCGGGTCAGATACACGCTCCAAGCGGTACGCCCTGCAGGGTAGCCGCTGGAAGGTGAAGGATCTCACCTACCGGATATCCAAGTACCCGAAGCGGCTGGAACGGACAGCAGTAGATAAGGAGATAGCGAAGGCATTCAGCGTTTGGAGCGAATATACGGATCTACGCTTCACGCCAAAGAAAACTGGTGCCGTACACATCGACATTCGGTTCGAGGAGAATGAGCACGGTGATGGTGATCCGTTCGACGGTCCGGGTGGTACCTTGGCTCACGCCTACTTCCCGGTGTATGGTGGCGATGCTCACTTTGACGATGCGGAACAGTGGACCATTGATAAGCCACGCGGCACTAACCTGTTCCAGGTTGCAGCACACGAGTTTGGTCATTCGCTAGGTCTTAGTCATTCGGATGTGAGATCGGCATTGATGGCACCATTCTATCGTGGATACGATCCCGTATTCCGATTGGATTCGGATGATATTCAG GGCATCCAAACTCTCTACGGAACAAAGACCAGAAACGGTGGAGGAAGTGGTGGTAGCGGTGGTGGAGGTATCGCTCCTACGAGAACCCCTAGACCAAAGACACCGACAGAGCTGGATTCGGAGCTGTGCACGTCTCCGAAGATCGACGCCATATTTAACACTGCCGATGGCAGTACATACGCCTTCAAGGGCGATAAGTACTACAAGCTGACGGAAAATGCGGTCGCTGAGGGATACCCGAAAAAGATTGCCGACGGATGGCCAGGACTTCCGG GCAACATCGATGCTGCGTTCACGTATAAAAATGGCAAGACTTACTTCTTCCAGGGCACCAAGTACTGGCGGTACCAGGGTCGACAGGTCGATGGTGACTATCCGAAAGAAATTAGCGAAGGTTTCACCGGCGTTCCGGACCATCTCGATGCGGCGATGGTGTGGGGTGGCAACGGAAAGATCTACTTCTACAAGGGTAGCAAATTCTGGCGGTTCGATCCACTGAAGCGACCACCGGTTAAGTCCACCTACCCAAAACCCATCTCGAACTGGGAAGGTGTGCCGAACAGTATCGATGCGGCGCTACAGTACACGAACGGGTACACCTACTTCTTCAAGGACGACAAGTACTATCGGTTTAACGATAGAACGTTCACG GTTGACCAGTCCGATCCACCGTTCCCGCGACCGACGGCACACTGGTGGTACGGCTGCAAGAACACACCGTCGACCTTCAATACGCTAG CATGA
- the LOC126561852 gene encoding matrix metalloproteinase-14 isoform X2, translating to MPGEVYLAWNLDVGLKRASAIAIILPQQLVANLPNNNSLRTQTPVKRRPRYDVTMLRAHWIRALAIVLVGACAMTTASPVSTTPQAELYLSQFGYLSPKYRNPTSGNLLDQDTWEKAIMEFQSFAGLNVTGELDGETMQLMSLPRCGVKDKVGFGSDTRSKRYALQGSRWKVKDLTYRISKYPKRLERTAVDKEIAKAFSVWSEYTDLRFTPKKTGAVHIDIRFEENEHGDGDPFDGPGGTLAHAYFPVYGGDAHFDDAEQWTIDKPRGTNLFQVAAHEFGHSLGLSHSDVRSALMAPFYRGYDPVFRLDSDDIQGIQTLYGTKTRNGGGSGGSGGGGIAPTRTPRPKTPTELDSELCTSPKIDAIFNTADGSTYAFKGDKYYKLTENAVAEGYPKKIADGWPGLPGNIDAAFTYKNGKTYFFQGTKYWRYQGRQVDGDYPKEISEGFTGVPDHLDAAMVWGGNGKIYFYKGSKFWRFDPLKRPPVKSTYPKPISNWEGVPNSIDAALQYTNGYTYFFKDDKYYRFNDRTFTVDQSDPPFPRPTAHWWYGCKNTPSTFNTLGNVRLQKSDEHPDDITNLILDADTDDRPEPDSYSGNGGGSTITGIKLSITTLLVAVLGVYLVNCC from the exons ATGCCGGGTGAGGTTTACCTTGCATGG AATCTAGATGTTGGACTAAAGCGGGCCTCCGCGATCGCGATTATACTGCCACAGCAATTAGTTGCCAACCTGCCAAACAACAACTCCCTTCGCACACAGACTCCGGTCAAGAGGCGGCCACGATACGACGTCACAATGCTTCGCGCACACTGGATACGAGCGTTAGCGATCGTGTTGGTAGGTGCATGTGCAATGACCACTGCGTCTCCCGTTTCGACCACTCCACAAGCCGAG CTCTACCTCTCACAATTTGGGTATTTAAGCCCCAAATATCGGAACCCAACTAGTGGGAACCTTCTCGATCAGGACACGTGGGAGAAAGCCATCATGGAGTTCCAGAGCTTTGCCGGACTGAACGTTACCGGCGAGCTGGATGGCGAAACGATGCAGCTAATGTCACTGCCACGGTGTGGTGTGAAGGATAAGGTGGGCTTCGGGTCAGATACACGCTCCAAGCGGTACGCCCTGCAGGGTAGCCGCTGGAAGGTGAAGGATCTCACCTACCGGATATCCAAGTACCCGAAGCGGCTGGAACGGACAGCAGTAGATAAGGAGATAGCGAAGGCATTCAGCGTTTGGAGCGAATATACGGATCTACGCTTCACGCCAAAGAAAACTGGTGCCGTACACATCGACATTCGGTTCGAGGAGAATGAGCACGGTGATGGTGATCCGTTCGACGGTCCGGGTGGTACCTTGGCTCACGCCTACTTCCCGGTGTATGGTGGCGATGCTCACTTTGACGATGCGGAACAGTGGACCATTGATAAGCCACGCGGCACTAACCTGTTCCAGGTTGCAGCACACGAGTTTGGTCATTCGCTAGGTCTTAGTCATTCGGATGTGAGATCGGCATTGATGGCACCATTCTATCGTGGATACGATCCCGTATTCCGATTGGATTCGGATGATATTCAG GGCATCCAAACTCTCTACGGAACAAAGACCAGAAACGGTGGAGGAAGTGGTGGTAGCGGTGGTGGAGGTATCGCTCCTACGAGAACCCCTAGACCAAAGACACCGACAGAGCTGGATTCGGAGCTGTGCACGTCTCCGAAGATCGACGCCATATTTAACACTGCCGATGGCAGTACATACGCCTTCAAGGGCGATAAGTACTACAAGCTGACGGAAAATGCGGTCGCTGAGGGATACCCGAAAAAGATTGCCGACGGATGGCCAGGACTTCCGG GCAACATCGATGCTGCGTTCACGTATAAAAATGGCAAGACTTACTTCTTCCAGGGCACCAAGTACTGGCGGTACCAGGGTCGACAGGTCGATGGTGACTATCCGAAAGAAATTAGCGAAGGTTTCACCGGCGTTCCGGACCATCTCGATGCGGCGATGGTGTGGGGTGGCAACGGAAAGATCTACTTCTACAAGGGTAGCAAATTCTGGCGGTTCGATCCACTGAAGCGACCACCGGTTAAGTCCACCTACCCAAAACCCATCTCGAACTGGGAAGGTGTGCCGAACAGTATCGATGCGGCGCTACAGTACACGAACGGGTACACCTACTTCTTCAAGGACGACAAGTACTATCGGTTTAACGATAGAACGTTCACG GTTGACCAGTCCGATCCACCGTTCCCGCGACCGACGGCACACTGGTGGTACGGCTGCAAGAACACACCGTCGACCTTCAATACGCTAGGTAATGTACGATTGCAAAAATCTGACGAACATCCCGACGATATCACCAATTTGATTCTGGATGCCG ATACGGACGATCGGCCCGAACCGGACAGCTATAGTGGAAATGGAGGAGGTTCCACCATCACCGGCATCAAGCTCAGTATTACTACCCTTTTGGTTGCTGTGCTGGGAGTGTACCTTGTCAACTGCTGTTAG
- the LOC126561852 gene encoding stromelysin-2 isoform X5: MPGEVYLAWNLDVGLKRASAIAIILPQQLVANLPNNNSLRTQTPVKRRPRYDVTMLRAHWIRALAIVLVGACAMTTASPVSTTPQAELYLSQFGYLSPKYRNPTSGNLLDQDTWEKAIMEFQSFAGLNVTGELDGETMQLMSLPRCGVKDKVGFGSDTRSKRYALQGSRWKVKDLTYRISKYPKRLERTAVDKEIAKAFSVWSEYTDLRFTPKKTGAVHIDIRFEENEHGDGDPFDGPGGTLAHAYFPVYGGDAHFDDAEQWTIDKPRGTNLFQVAAHEFGHSLGLSHSDVRSALMAPFYRGYDPVFRLDSDDIQGIQTLYGTKTRNGGGSGGSGGGGIAPTRTPRPKTPTELDSELCTSPKIDAIFNTADGSTYAFKGDKYYKLTENAVAEGYPKKIADGWPGLPGNIDAAFTYKNGKTYFFQGTKYWRYQGRQVDGDYPKEISEGFTGVPDHLDAAMVWGGNGKIYFYKGSKFWRFDPLKRPPVKSTYPKPISNWEGVPNSIDAALQYTNGYTYFFKDDKYYRFNDRTFTVDQSDPPFPRPTAHWWYGCKNTPSTFNTLGNVRLQKSDEHPDDITNLILDAATDDYQPYSRNGL, from the exons ATGCCGGGTGAGGTTTACCTTGCATGG AATCTAGATGTTGGACTAAAGCGGGCCTCCGCGATCGCGATTATACTGCCACAGCAATTAGTTGCCAACCTGCCAAACAACAACTCCCTTCGCACACAGACTCCGGTCAAGAGGCGGCCACGATACGACGTCACAATGCTTCGCGCACACTGGATACGAGCGTTAGCGATCGTGTTGGTAGGTGCATGTGCAATGACCACTGCGTCTCCCGTTTCGACCACTCCACAAGCCGAG CTCTACCTCTCACAATTTGGGTATTTAAGCCCCAAATATCGGAACCCAACTAGTGGGAACCTTCTCGATCAGGACACGTGGGAGAAAGCCATCATGGAGTTCCAGAGCTTTGCCGGACTGAACGTTACCGGCGAGCTGGATGGCGAAACGATGCAGCTAATGTCACTGCCACGGTGTGGTGTGAAGGATAAGGTGGGCTTCGGGTCAGATACACGCTCCAAGCGGTACGCCCTGCAGGGTAGCCGCTGGAAGGTGAAGGATCTCACCTACCGGATATCCAAGTACCCGAAGCGGCTGGAACGGACAGCAGTAGATAAGGAGATAGCGAAGGCATTCAGCGTTTGGAGCGAATATACGGATCTACGCTTCACGCCAAAGAAAACTGGTGCCGTACACATCGACATTCGGTTCGAGGAGAATGAGCACGGTGATGGTGATCCGTTCGACGGTCCGGGTGGTACCTTGGCTCACGCCTACTTCCCGGTGTATGGTGGCGATGCTCACTTTGACGATGCGGAACAGTGGACCATTGATAAGCCACGCGGCACTAACCTGTTCCAGGTTGCAGCACACGAGTTTGGTCATTCGCTAGGTCTTAGTCATTCGGATGTGAGATCGGCATTGATGGCACCATTCTATCGTGGATACGATCCCGTATTCCGATTGGATTCGGATGATATTCAG GGCATCCAAACTCTCTACGGAACAAAGACCAGAAACGGTGGAGGAAGTGGTGGTAGCGGTGGTGGAGGTATCGCTCCTACGAGAACCCCTAGACCAAAGACACCGACAGAGCTGGATTCGGAGCTGTGCACGTCTCCGAAGATCGACGCCATATTTAACACTGCCGATGGCAGTACATACGCCTTCAAGGGCGATAAGTACTACAAGCTGACGGAAAATGCGGTCGCTGAGGGATACCCGAAAAAGATTGCCGACGGATGGCCAGGACTTCCGG GCAACATCGATGCTGCGTTCACGTATAAAAATGGCAAGACTTACTTCTTCCAGGGCACCAAGTACTGGCGGTACCAGGGTCGACAGGTCGATGGTGACTATCCGAAAGAAATTAGCGAAGGTTTCACCGGCGTTCCGGACCATCTCGATGCGGCGATGGTGTGGGGTGGCAACGGAAAGATCTACTTCTACAAGGGTAGCAAATTCTGGCGGTTCGATCCACTGAAGCGACCACCGGTTAAGTCCACCTACCCAAAACCCATCTCGAACTGGGAAGGTGTGCCGAACAGTATCGATGCGGCGCTACAGTACACGAACGGGTACACCTACTTCTTCAAGGACGACAAGTACTATCGGTTTAACGATAGAACGTTCACG GTTGACCAGTCCGATCCACCGTTCCCGCGACCGACGGCACACTGGTGGTACGGCTGCAAGAACACACCGTCGACCTTCAATACGCTAGGTAATGTACGATTGCAAAAATCTGACGAACATCCCGACGATATCACCAATTTGATTCTGGATGCCG CTACCGATGACTATCAACCGTACAGTCGCAACGGTCTGTAA
- the LOC126561852 gene encoding matrix metalloproteinase-14 isoform X4, whose product MPGEVYLAWNLDVGLKRASAIAIILPQQLVANLPNNNSLRTQTPVKRRPRYDVTMLRAHWIRALAIVLVGACAMTTASPVSTTPQAELYLSQFGYLSPKYRNPTSGNLLDQDTWEKAIMEFQSFAGLNVTGELDGETMQLMSLPRCGVKDKVGFGSDTRSKRYALQGSRWKVKDLTYRISKYPKRLERTAVDKEIAKAFSVWSEYTDLRFTPKKTGAVHIDIRFEENEHGDGDPFDGPGGTLAHAYFPVYGGDAHFDDAEQWTIDKPRGTNLFQVAAHEFGHSLGLSHSDVRSALMAPFYRGYDPVFRLDSDDIQGIQTLYGTKTRNGGGSGGSGGGGIAPTRTPRPKTPTELDSELCTSPKIDAIFNTADGSTYAFKGDKYYKLTENAVAEGYPKKIADGWPGLPGNIDAAFTYKNGKTYFFQGTKYWRYQGRQVDGDYPKEISEGFTGVPDHLDAAMVWGGNGKIYFYKGSKFWRFDPLKRPPVKSTYPKPISNWEGVPNSIDAALQYTNGYTYFFKDDKYYRFNDRTFTVDQSDPPFPRPTAHWWYGCKNTPSTFNTLDTDDRPEPDSYSGNGGGSTITGIKLSITTLLVAVLGVYLVNCC is encoded by the exons ATGCCGGGTGAGGTTTACCTTGCATGG AATCTAGATGTTGGACTAAAGCGGGCCTCCGCGATCGCGATTATACTGCCACAGCAATTAGTTGCCAACCTGCCAAACAACAACTCCCTTCGCACACAGACTCCGGTCAAGAGGCGGCCACGATACGACGTCACAATGCTTCGCGCACACTGGATACGAGCGTTAGCGATCGTGTTGGTAGGTGCATGTGCAATGACCACTGCGTCTCCCGTTTCGACCACTCCACAAGCCGAG CTCTACCTCTCACAATTTGGGTATTTAAGCCCCAAATATCGGAACCCAACTAGTGGGAACCTTCTCGATCAGGACACGTGGGAGAAAGCCATCATGGAGTTCCAGAGCTTTGCCGGACTGAACGTTACCGGCGAGCTGGATGGCGAAACGATGCAGCTAATGTCACTGCCACGGTGTGGTGTGAAGGATAAGGTGGGCTTCGGGTCAGATACACGCTCCAAGCGGTACGCCCTGCAGGGTAGCCGCTGGAAGGTGAAGGATCTCACCTACCGGATATCCAAGTACCCGAAGCGGCTGGAACGGACAGCAGTAGATAAGGAGATAGCGAAGGCATTCAGCGTTTGGAGCGAATATACGGATCTACGCTTCACGCCAAAGAAAACTGGTGCCGTACACATCGACATTCGGTTCGAGGAGAATGAGCACGGTGATGGTGATCCGTTCGACGGTCCGGGTGGTACCTTGGCTCACGCCTACTTCCCGGTGTATGGTGGCGATGCTCACTTTGACGATGCGGAACAGTGGACCATTGATAAGCCACGCGGCACTAACCTGTTCCAGGTTGCAGCACACGAGTTTGGTCATTCGCTAGGTCTTAGTCATTCGGATGTGAGATCGGCATTGATGGCACCATTCTATCGTGGATACGATCCCGTATTCCGATTGGATTCGGATGATATTCAG GGCATCCAAACTCTCTACGGAACAAAGACCAGAAACGGTGGAGGAAGTGGTGGTAGCGGTGGTGGAGGTATCGCTCCTACGAGAACCCCTAGACCAAAGACACCGACAGAGCTGGATTCGGAGCTGTGCACGTCTCCGAAGATCGACGCCATATTTAACACTGCCGATGGCAGTACATACGCCTTCAAGGGCGATAAGTACTACAAGCTGACGGAAAATGCGGTCGCTGAGGGATACCCGAAAAAGATTGCCGACGGATGGCCAGGACTTCCGG GCAACATCGATGCTGCGTTCACGTATAAAAATGGCAAGACTTACTTCTTCCAGGGCACCAAGTACTGGCGGTACCAGGGTCGACAGGTCGATGGTGACTATCCGAAAGAAATTAGCGAAGGTTTCACCGGCGTTCCGGACCATCTCGATGCGGCGATGGTGTGGGGTGGCAACGGAAAGATCTACTTCTACAAGGGTAGCAAATTCTGGCGGTTCGATCCACTGAAGCGACCACCGGTTAAGTCCACCTACCCAAAACCCATCTCGAACTGGGAAGGTGTGCCGAACAGTATCGATGCGGCGCTACAGTACACGAACGGGTACACCTACTTCTTCAAGGACGACAAGTACTATCGGTTTAACGATAGAACGTTCACG GTTGACCAGTCCGATCCACCGTTCCCGCGACCGACGGCACACTGGTGGTACGGCTGCAAGAACACACCGTCGACCTTCAATACGCTAG ATACGGACGATCGGCCCGAACCGGACAGCTATAGTGGAAATGGAGGAGGTTCCACCATCACCGGCATCAAGCTCAGTATTACTACCCTTTTGGTTGCTGTGCTGGGAGTGTACCTTGTCAACTGCTGTTAG
- the LOC126561852 gene encoding matrix metalloproteinase-14 isoform X3, which produces MPGEVYLAWNLDVGLKRASAIAIILPQQLVANLPNNNSLRTQTPVKRRPRYDVTMLRAHWIRALAIVLVGACAMTTASPVSTTPQAELYLSQFGYLSPKYRNPTSGNLLDQDTWEKAIMEFQSFAGLNVTGELDGETMQLMSLPRCGVKDKVGFGSDTRSKRYALQGSRWKVKDLTYRISKYPKRLERTAVDKEIAKAFSVWSEYTDLRFTPKKTGAVHIDIRFEENEHGDGDPFDGPGGTLAHAYFPVYGGDAHFDDAEQWTIDKPRGTNLFQVAAHEFGHSLGLSHSDVRSALMAPFYRGYDPVFRLDSDDIQGIQTLYGTKTRNGGGSGGSGGGGIAPTRTPRPKTPTELDSELCTSPKIDAIFNTADGSTYAFKGDKYYKLTENAVAEGYPKKIADGWPGLPGNIDAAFTYKNGKTYFFQGTKYWRYQGRQVDGDYPKEISEGFTGVPDHLDAAMVWGGNGKIYFYKGSKFWRFDPLKRPPVKSTYPKPISNWEGVPNSIDAALQYTNGYTYFFKDDKYYRFNDRTFTVDQSDPPFPRPTAHWWYGCKNTPSTFNTLADTDDRPEPDSYSGNGGGSTITGIKLSITTLLVAVLGVYLVNCC; this is translated from the exons ATGCCGGGTGAGGTTTACCTTGCATGG AATCTAGATGTTGGACTAAAGCGGGCCTCCGCGATCGCGATTATACTGCCACAGCAATTAGTTGCCAACCTGCCAAACAACAACTCCCTTCGCACACAGACTCCGGTCAAGAGGCGGCCACGATACGACGTCACAATGCTTCGCGCACACTGGATACGAGCGTTAGCGATCGTGTTGGTAGGTGCATGTGCAATGACCACTGCGTCTCCCGTTTCGACCACTCCACAAGCCGAG CTCTACCTCTCACAATTTGGGTATTTAAGCCCCAAATATCGGAACCCAACTAGTGGGAACCTTCTCGATCAGGACACGTGGGAGAAAGCCATCATGGAGTTCCAGAGCTTTGCCGGACTGAACGTTACCGGCGAGCTGGATGGCGAAACGATGCAGCTAATGTCACTGCCACGGTGTGGTGTGAAGGATAAGGTGGGCTTCGGGTCAGATACACGCTCCAAGCGGTACGCCCTGCAGGGTAGCCGCTGGAAGGTGAAGGATCTCACCTACCGGATATCCAAGTACCCGAAGCGGCTGGAACGGACAGCAGTAGATAAGGAGATAGCGAAGGCATTCAGCGTTTGGAGCGAATATACGGATCTACGCTTCACGCCAAAGAAAACTGGTGCCGTACACATCGACATTCGGTTCGAGGAGAATGAGCACGGTGATGGTGATCCGTTCGACGGTCCGGGTGGTACCTTGGCTCACGCCTACTTCCCGGTGTATGGTGGCGATGCTCACTTTGACGATGCGGAACAGTGGACCATTGATAAGCCACGCGGCACTAACCTGTTCCAGGTTGCAGCACACGAGTTTGGTCATTCGCTAGGTCTTAGTCATTCGGATGTGAGATCGGCATTGATGGCACCATTCTATCGTGGATACGATCCCGTATTCCGATTGGATTCGGATGATATTCAG GGCATCCAAACTCTCTACGGAACAAAGACCAGAAACGGTGGAGGAAGTGGTGGTAGCGGTGGTGGAGGTATCGCTCCTACGAGAACCCCTAGACCAAAGACACCGACAGAGCTGGATTCGGAGCTGTGCACGTCTCCGAAGATCGACGCCATATTTAACACTGCCGATGGCAGTACATACGCCTTCAAGGGCGATAAGTACTACAAGCTGACGGAAAATGCGGTCGCTGAGGGATACCCGAAAAAGATTGCCGACGGATGGCCAGGACTTCCGG GCAACATCGATGCTGCGTTCACGTATAAAAATGGCAAGACTTACTTCTTCCAGGGCACCAAGTACTGGCGGTACCAGGGTCGACAGGTCGATGGTGACTATCCGAAAGAAATTAGCGAAGGTTTCACCGGCGTTCCGGACCATCTCGATGCGGCGATGGTGTGGGGTGGCAACGGAAAGATCTACTTCTACAAGGGTAGCAAATTCTGGCGGTTCGATCCACTGAAGCGACCACCGGTTAAGTCCACCTACCCAAAACCCATCTCGAACTGGGAAGGTGTGCCGAACAGTATCGATGCGGCGCTACAGTACACGAACGGGTACACCTACTTCTTCAAGGACGACAAGTACTATCGGTTTAACGATAGAACGTTCACG GTTGACCAGTCCGATCCACCGTTCCCGCGACCGACGGCACACTGGTGGTACGGCTGCAAGAACACACCGTCGACCTTCAATACGCTAG CAGATACGGACGATCGGCCCGAACCGGACAGCTATAGTGGAAATGGAGGAGGTTCCACCATCACCGGCATCAAGCTCAGTATTACTACCCTTTTGGTTGCTGTGCTGGGAGTGTACCTTGTCAACTGCTGTTAG